The sequence CCAGGAACCCCTGGCTTGGTCTCTTAAATAAATTTTAGGTGTGTGGGTTGACTAGCATCCCTTCTGCAATCAGGCCTCAAGGATCCCTAGCTGAAGATAATTTTTATCAGGTCTATAGCAATCAGCTGATAATATCCTAATTATCCAATTTGTCCTCATTAGGTCAGATTGACTTGATTATGTAACTTTCCCTTTCTCCCTGGAATTTACTTAAAATCTGCTGAGTTAGTGTTATGCTAATGAACTAGCGATGGAGCTGAAAGTCTAAGAGAAATTGAAgaattatcttaaaataaaatctgtccttttattaaaaaaaaaaaaaaacagagagaaattaggattctttttttgaggtgggggttaccagggattgaatcccggggcactcagccactgagccacatccccaactgtttttgggtgttttgttttgttttgttttgttttgtaatttatttagagacagggtctcactgagttgcttagtgcctcccttttactgaagctggctttgaactcacaatcctcctgcctccgtctcccaagctactgggattacaggtgtacgacAGCCAGAAATTAGGATTCTTAAAATGTTCTTGGGTGTCTGTCAAAACTCCCAAGGCATGTAGAAAAGCTAATCATTTGTGATGATACTCAGCTCTTTTGGTATGCAATTTGTGATATTAGGTTTACTCTTCCTTTCAACTCATCCTCGCCAGTTCTCCCACTTTCAGGTGCTTAAAATAAGTAATTATTTTACTGAGTGTTGAATGGAGGGTGAGAGAAAAATCACAATTGACATAGAAATTCCAAAGAGCACAGAAATGTTAGGTTGCTCAGTCCTTCTTAGTGGCTTAGGATAGGACTTGTACTTGGTAAGTTGCAGTGTGCTTGTGATGTGTTTTTAAAAGAGGACACAGCCTttaactgtgattttttttttttttttttttggtattggagattgaatccaggaacgctcttccattgagctacatccccagtacttcatttatttatttttaattattgagacagagtctcactaaattgctgaggctgtccttgaacttgcaatcctcctgtctgagcctcctgagtcatcaggagtgtgccaccatgtccagcttctTAACCTTAACTAATATATAACATCTTGATGTCcttacattgattagcacattcatctgAAAAGATTTTGGTTGAAAGATTTTGAAGTGTTTGCAGGGGttagtaaataaatgaatgctttattttttattaatcacCCAAATGGTGGTAGAATTCAGTACAGTATTTTCATCCTTAACTGTTCTGTGTATTCATGCTCCTGCTTTGGAGCAGAGACCAAATTAGATATTACTTTTTGTTAGTTGCAGAGCAGTCTAAACAACTGTTGGCTGCAAGTGGGCTGAACACTGGACCCTTACCTGTCTGGTTCCTTTTCGTTTATTTGCGTCaagtctgaacactcaaccccactcaaggctgaacattCGACCCCCACCCCTCTGGTGCAACGAAAACCCACGTCTGACCCCTGCCCCgtctgcctgaaggcagaagatgacacacttagcaactactgtatgatccaatcactgtacgccaacaaggcagcttgcagacccagagacccccattatattttggctataaaaactctcTCCTGATGGGCCCCCGTCTCttgctctctttcttctctcgcTTTCGctctctttcctctttcttttctttctctctctcttgcgCTTTGCTTTCTCACCTcatttccccccacacacacactttgctcttttcctctcctctctttccctactcttTCTCTTCCTACCCTGTCATTGCCAcagtaaagatcttttggtcgctACAAGTGTcacggtcactttcctttcacttTTTAGAAAAACGAGGTAAATGTGCATCGTGAAAAGCTGAAACAAGGGGCAACTCAGCACCACCCTCAAGGAGGCTATCTGCTTGAGGAAAATTAACCCACACTTAGAGTACAAGGTAAATCACCAGTCTATGCAGCGCCTCGATTGATAAAGCTGATACTGGCGTAGCTGATGGTCTGAAAATAGAGCCCCTTTTTAGCTACTGGACAAAACCCCATAAAATCTCGCACTAGGCTGCCGCGGGGTGGCTGCGCCTCAGGGGCGTTCTCCACTGTATGGGGGACTCACAGGCGCAAAGCTCCGCACCACAGTGGCCCTCCAGGTCAGCTGCCACCCTGACCCCAAAATTCAAAATTATTATCGTTgttgttattactattattttgtggtgctggcgaTGTCACCCAAGGCCTCACgcatattaggcaagtgctctacaccgagctacatcccagccctggcGCCTTTTTCCTCCCCTATTTCTATGTCACCCGGCCGCTCCCGGAGCCTGAAGCTCCGTGGAAAGGCCGAGGACTACTGTGAGCGCCTCCCCGGGGGCACCGGGTCCCCCAAATCTCGCAGGAACCCAGACGCTCACCACTAAGCCCCACCTCCGGGCCTAGGCAGCAGCACCCCCACCCCAGCACCTCCCACCCCCGGGTCACCCGGGCAGGCCACGTCTCTTTAGAATCCGGGGCAACAGCGTCTTCCCCCGGAAACATAGGAAAAGTGGTATCTCCCGGAAGTGACTTCACGGCCTCCAGGAGCGGCTTCCGATCCTGCCGGAAGTGACGCTAGGAGATCCTTGGGTCAGTGTCCGTGGAGGGTGAGGTGACCTGGCTGCGGGAGTGAGCTGTGGGAGCGTGGGGGCGCCGCCTGGGCTCGGGGAGGCTAAGGAGTTCCGGGGCGGGCTTGGGGTCGGTGATCCCAGCCTGTTGGTGGTCCCCAGGCTGAGTCAAGGTTCTGTCCGCCCTTGGTCCTTACAGAGCCACCGCAACAATGGGCCGCGAGTTTGGGAATCTGGCGCGGATGCGGCATGTGATCACCTACAGCTTGTCGCCCTTTGAGCAGCGCGCCTTCCCGCACTATTTCACCAACGGCATCCCGAATGTCCTGCGCCGCACTCAGGCGTCCATCCTTCGCGTGGTGCCGCGTGAGTGCCCAGGCCGGGCGGCTGGGGGCCGGACTGCGGTGCCTTCCGTGAGCGGGCACTCTATCGTGCACACCTTTCTTACTGAATATTCCTAGCAGCCCTTAGCTAGACTTGTCATCCTGAAAAACCGGCCAAAGGTCGCTTGGGTGACTCCAACGTCTTCCCCTGAGGTCATCTTTATCCACGTGTCAGTGACGAAATGTCTCCTGTTGAATGTGCGACAGATAGTTCTGACAGTTGCATGACATTTTGAACACTGAAGCGTATACCTTAAAATGGTGACGCTTGTTAGGTGAATTTTATCTCAAATTATCCctaaatttttttgtttaatgTGCAGCAGGGGAGACTTGGGGGGAAATTTGGTGTGAAATCTTCCTGGGTGGTCCACCTTCTTTTGGTTTCCTGTAAAATGGATGTGTTAAGGAACCTTTCTTGATCCtccaatttaaaataaa is a genomic window of Callospermophilus lateralis isolate mCalLat2 chromosome 5, mCalLat2.hap1, whole genome shotgun sequence containing:
- the Uqcrq gene encoding cytochrome b-c1 complex subunit 8 — its product is MGREFGNLARMRHVITYSLSPFEQRAFPHYFTNGIPNVLRRTQASILRVVPPFLVFYLVYTWGNQEFENSKRKNPATYENDK